Part of the Sodalinema gerasimenkoae IPPAS B-353 genome is shown below.
CAGTCCGTGCGCGATCGCAACTCCACCCCTCGCTACACGCTCCATGCCCATCGTGGGGAAGTTCGCAGTCTCGCCTTTAGCCCCAATCACCGCTTTCTCGTCACCGCAGGAGCCGATGGGAAGGTGCATCTGTGGGATTGGAAAACCGGCGATTATTTGCGGCCCCTTGTCTCTAGCGCCTCAGAAATTTGGTCTGTTGCCATTAGCCCGGATGGTGAAACTCTGGCTACCGGCAATAAAGATGGAACCGTTGAGTTATGGAACATTCGCAGCGGCGGACGGCCCCGTCAAAACACCCTACATCGTAACGCCGTGGTCTCCCTGGCGTTCAGTCCTAACCCGGTGTCCTCGACCCTCGGCTCAGAGTATCTACTGCTGATTGGAGATGCTCATGGAGATATGTCTCTGTGGTACACCAAGAGCGGTAGCGTCAATGAGATTAAATCCCATCAAGGCTGGGTCAGCTTCGACTTCACCGCTGATGGTCAATCCTTTGTCAGTGGGGCGTTTGACAATCGCCTACAAGTCTGGGGTCTCCAGTCACTCCTAGACTAGGCCACAGTTCCTCGTTCCCTGGCTTCAGCCAAGGAACGCCCCCAGGGCGGCTCGGCCGCCCGCTCAACTCTCCACTGAACCTTTATCCCCTCCAAAGAGCTTCTTACCCAAAATCTGGAGAGACAACAAGAACAGGCCTAAAGCCGCAAAGCCAAACACAAAGGTCGCCAAAGCACTCAACCCCATCACCAAGGTACGAACCGCTGCCGCGATATTGAGGGCCGTTTGGTTATCCGTCGCGAGAGGCTTTTCCGCAAACGTCTGCACAATAGAGAGGGTCAAGCGATAGAGCAATAGCGAAATGGTGGCTGAGGTAAAGGAGCCGGTAAAGCCCCGTAGAATTGTACGAGTATCATCAAGCTTTTGAGTCATATAGCAAAAGTTGGTCTGAATAGGACAAAAAATAGGGGACAAGAAGGCAATAGGCGATAGGCGATAGGCGATAGGTAGGGGATTCTCTCCCAACTCAGAGTATCAATTAGGCACTCCTCGATTGCTATGATTTAAGACGGGATGGGTAAAGAAGCAATTAGGCCTCCTTGAAGAAGCGGATTAACTCGCGAGCGCGATCGAGAAACTCAGCATCAGCATTCAGTTTGGCGATGGCCCCTTGAGCTTCCCGAGCCAGGCGGTCATGCTCAGAGGTGTTTTGAGCCTCTAAGGTGCGGTGAGAACTCATCAAACGAGTTAAATCCTGACGCAGGCCCTCCACTTGGCGTTGTTGAGCTGAGATTAGGGAGTTCGGTTGCTCGGGATTCACCTGAGCCGAGAGAGTTTCTAAATTGTGCTCCAGGGCGAAGACGCGATCGCGCAAACTCAACAAATCCTCACGAGGGTATTTTACGGCCCGGTCAATGGTTTGCAGACGGTTGCCTAAATATTGATAAAACGCGATCGCCGGTCGTAACCCCGTCAGCAACAAAGCGGCCACCGAACCAATATAGCCGATACGGCTCACCCCCGCGATCGCCAGCACATAGAGCGTCAACGCCGATAGGCCATGAAGCACGACCGCCACGGAGCGCGATCGCCGCACAATCAAGGTCACATAACGCACCTGCTCCCCATCCACCGGAATCCCCCTCTCCTGAGACTCCTGGGCCTCCGCTACTACCTGTTTCGCCTTAAAATGGACATTCCAAGGAATCGTTGTAATCACCATCAACCACCAAAAACTGACGGCCCCCACCACCCAGTCCACAAAATTACCAGCGGGAATACCAATCCATTGAAAGACCGCAAAGGTAATTAGGGTCAACAGAACCCAAAAAACTGTGAGTCCACCAAAAGTAGTCACATCCTCAGTTTTCATGATATCAAACATTAGCTGAATCGCTAATTTTAGGAATTAAAAAAGACAAGCTTGGGAGCAAACTTTGGCGTTGTATCCATAGTTGAATCGCCAATTTTCCAGGTTCCAATTCCTAAAAACTGGCCATCCTCTCGAAAAACCGCCAACGAGTCAGCCTCCCGATTAGCCTGATTTTGTTCTAACTCAAACCGCTGCCCCAAACACCACCGCTGTGCCAGATGCTCCGGTAGCCTAACCTGGGGCAAATCGGCGATCGCCACCTCAGGAGGAAACAACAGCGGCCCTATATCCTCGCGGCGTTCTACTTGCGCGATTAACGCCTCTAAACTAATACTGTCTGCCAGATGAAAGCCGCTGCTCTGGGTTCGTTCAAGCTGAGCCAGAGTTGCCCCAGCGCCGAGAACGGCGCCCAAATCCCGGGCGATCGCCCGAATATAGGTTCCCCCCCCACAGCGAATGCCCAAACGAAGCTCTGGGAACTCTCCCGGCTGCCACTGAAGAACCTCAATTCCCATGACCTCCACCTCTCGCGACGGAACCTCAATCTCGACCCCAGCCCGAGCCAAATCATAAAGCCGTTTTCCCCCCACTTGAATGGCACTATATTGAGGGGGGATTTGCTCAATTCGACCCAAAAATTGGGGAATTACCGCTTCAATTTGCGCCAGAGACAGATGAGGCACCGCCTGTTGAGTGATGACATCTCCTTCCAAGTCATCGGTTGTTGTGGACAGGCCAAAACGCACCGTGGCTTCATAGGCTTTGCGATTGGGTAGATATTGCAACAGGCGCGTGGCCCGTCCGACGGCGAGGGGTAACACGCCGCTGGCTTTGGGATCGAGGGTTCCCCCATGACCTACTTTTTTCGTTTTCAGCACCCCCCGAACTTTCGCCACACAATCATGGGATGTCCAGCCGAGGGGTTTGTTGAGATTTAGGAAACCAATCACGGGAATAGGGAATAGGGAACAGGGAATAGGGAACAGGGAACAGGGGGAAAGAAGGCAGTAGGCAGTAGGCAGTAGGCAGTAGGGGGGAACCCACCCCTGCCCCTCCCAGGAGGGGAAAGACGTAGGGGCGTACCCTTGTGGTCGGTGAGCGATAGTCGAACCGTGGTCGCCCGAGGCAAGAGGGGGAACTTAGGGGGTTCGGGGGGTTCCTAACTCGAAGGCTTTGTGAATGGCTTTGAGGGCTTTGACGCCATCCGCTTCGGGGATGACGCAACTAATTTTGATTTCTGAGGTGGCGATGGTTTCGATGTTGATGCCATCTTGCGCTAGGGCCGCAAACATTTTTGCCGCTACCCCTGGCTGGCCAATCATCCCTGAACCGACAATGCTCACCTTGGCGATCGCCGGATCAACCACCAGAGAACCACAATCTAACGCCGCCAAGAGGGGCGTTAACAGGTCTTTGGCTGCTGCTGCATCGGTTTGAGCCACCGTGAAGGCAATATCTCGTCGGGGACAGTCTCCGACAATATGACAGCGTTGGGACTGAATGATCATGTCCACACTGATATTTTTGTCCGCGAGGTGTTGGAAAATCTTAGCCGCTCGTCCCGCTCGATCGGGGACTTGTAAAATGGCTAAACGGGCCTGATTTTGGTCGAGGGCGACGCCGCGCACCATGGGGATGAGAGGGTTAGACTCTGAATCTAGGCTCACTAACTCCTGTTCTCGTACCGTTGAGGGATGTACATCAAAGGCTTCACAGAGAGAGGCGATCGCCCGATCGCCGTCTTCCGCCGCCACCACACAACTAACCTTCACCTCACTCGTCGAAATCATCTGAATGTTAACTTCCGCCGCCGCCAAAGCCGAGAACATCTGGGCCGCCACTCCAGGACGGCCAATCATTCCCGCTCCCACGATGCTCACTTTGGCAATCTGAGGGTCAATCAGTAAATCCGTATCCGTGGTGTTGTCAAGACCCGTCAGAGCCGGAATGACCGCCTGAGACACCGATTCCGCCCGGGTTAACATCTCCTTGGTCACCGTGAAGGCAATATCATTCGTATTGCCCTCATGAATCGACTGCACAATCAAATCCACATCCACCTGTTGGCGACCAATTTCACCAAAGAGCGTCGCCGCAATCCCAGGGCGATCGGGGACTCGTAACAGAGCCACCTTCGCCTGATCCGCATCAAATTCGACTGCATCCACCGGATGGACTAATTCCAAACCCTTTAATTGGCGCGGTTTTCGAGGTGGGGCAATCACACGGGTTCCGGGGTCATCCGTCCAACTCGATCGCACCACCAGGGTCACGCCATAATTGCGGGCAATTTCCACCGCCCGAGGATGGAGGACTTTCGCCCCCAAACTGGCTAACTCCAGCATCTCATCACAGGTGATTTCTGGCATGAGTTGCGCCTCAGGAACCAAGCGGGGGTCTGTGGTGAGGATACCGGGGACATCCGTATAGATTTCACAGCGATCGGCATTCAGGGCCGCCGCCAGGGCCACCGCTGACGTATCTGAGCCGCCGCGCCCTAAGGTGGTAATTTCTAAATCATCTCCCTGAGCGATGCCCTGGAATCCAGCCACCACGACCACCTTGCCAGCATCAAGATGTCGTTGTAGGCGCTGAGTTTGAATCTGAAGAATCCGGGCCCGACTATGTTCGGCTTCCGTAACAATTCCCACCTGGGCCCCGGTCATGGAAATGGCCGGTTGTCCCAATTCCTGGAGGGCTAAACTCAACAGAGCGATGGATACTTGTTCCCCGGTCGACAGCAACATATCCATTTCCCGGCGACAGGGATTGGAGGAGATTTCCGTGGCCAACTGCACCAGGCCATCCGTGGTTTTGCCCATCGCTGAAACCACTACAACCACCGGTTGTCCCGTTTGGGCAGTCTTGGCCACCCGTTGAGCCACTGCTTGCAGACGCTCCACCGAGCCAACGGACGTGCCGCCATATTTTTGTACGATAGGTGCCATACTCTCCCCCCAGATGTCAATTGAGCCGGTCGGTTATTGTCCCATATTTCCCAGGAGATTGACTGTAATCCTCACAAATTCATATCAATTATCCGGGGACAATTACCAAGGAAGTTGGGAATCTCCTTGATGTTGTTGTTGCTGCCGTTGATGGGCCCGTTGTCGTAAAATCTCCGCTTGAGTCTGCCAGGCAGGACGTGGGGGGGGTTCTGGCTTGCGCGTTAGGGGTCCTTTGCGTAGGGTGTGGTTGGGTGTGGGTGGGGCTGGGCGCTGGGCGATCGCCTTGGGAACTTGGCGGCCGTCCTTGGCTGAACGGGCTGGACTGGTTACGGAACTGCCCTCGGGTTGGCGTAAGTCGTTAATCAGATCAATCATGCGGGGGAACAAGCGGCGAACCATATCCCGCTGTCTCCGCCGTAGGGGAGTCACACCGTTACGGAGTTCTTGTAGATAGGCTTGCAACTGACGGATATTGGCCTGAACCTGTTGCATATCTTGGTTTTCCAAGGGGGCTAAGCGTCCTTTAATCACCGCCAGTTCCCGATGCAGCAGGGCGATCGCATTTTCAGCTCGTTTGTATTCTGTAGCTTGTTGGGGGCTGCTTAGGCTTTCATACCACCCCTGTAATTGCTGAATTTGCCCAATCAGTTGCTGTTCTCGTTGCCGTTGTTCCTGGACATAGGCCTGCATTTGCTGTAAATCCTCTTGCAGGCTGGTCACTTGATGGTGCAGGGCGTTAATCTGTTGCGGGTTGCTCTGGCTGCGAAGCTCACGGTTGACACTTTCGAGCTGATCCGTCATGATCTGCTGGCTTTGTTCGAGGCGTAGTACCCGTTGTAGCACCGGATCTAAGTCCAGGGGATCGGGGAGAACCTGTAAACTCTCATGGAGTTGTGTTACCGCCTCTTGATACTGCTGCTGCATTCGCTGGTGGAAGCGTTGGCGATTGAGGACCCCAAAGGACATCGAGAGGGTGATGGGAACCGCCGCATGAAGGACCTGTTGCGTCACTAAGGCCACACCAATCCCGACCCCGGAAGCCGCCAGGGAGGCCATTTCTAGGACTTCTAAAACGGGTTTGCGGCCTCGACGAGCTGAATCTCGCTGAGCGGGTTGGGGGGCCTCTGCACTAATCGTAGAAGGGTGAGCGTTTGACATAGTGAAGATATGGGATGGATTGCAGCGGACAACAGAGCCAAACTTGGGCGATCGCATGGGGCCCCGCTGATGTTAACCGCTAGTTTAGCGGATTGCTTCCCGTCAGACTAGCACCATCTGTTGAGGCCAACTCACCCCATATGTCCGGCCAGATGGGCCAGTTGTTTAAGGTTGAGAAGATACATACTTTCATCCGCCTCGTCGATCTCAACCCAATGTTTACTCACTAACTTCGCCAGTAACTTCTGAGACTCTTCCGGGCTAATATCGGAGACATTGGCTAAGTCCTTGGGATCTAGATTGTAAATCCGGGTTCCGCGATCGGTGACTTCGCCGTAGTTTTCCCCCAATGAGACGAGGGTTTTGGCTAACTTAATCGCTGGGGGGCGGTTGCGTAACTGAAAGCGGACATTGGTTTGACGCAGCCGACGGACCATCAATTGCAGCATTCGGTGATGAAGCTGCACATCTTTAAACAGAGTTTGGATAAAGCGTTGGGCCGAGACACTGAGGAGGGTGACTTCACTGATGGCGATCGCATCACTAGAGCGGGGAGACTCATCTAAGATGGCCATCTCCCCAAAAAAGTCACCCCGTCCTAAAATCGCCAGCGTCACAGCATCCTCCCCCGAGAGGCGGCGCACTTTCACCCAACCCGAGACCAGAAAATACACTGCATTTCCCCAGGCATCCTCCATTAACACCGCTCGATTGGGAGGATATTCATGTTCATCGGCCACCGATAACAGCCAATCGACCGTTTCAGGATTTGCTGCGTTAAACAGAGGGAATAGCTCGCTAAAGGCTTCGCTTTGCATGAAAGTTGGGGAGAAAATCGCCAGTCTAGGGAACGTCGCCGCTGAGGCCGTCATCAGGTTGAATGTCAACCCTAACCGAGCCAAAACAGACGCCTATAAAAACATTGAGGACGACGGATGACAGCCTAATTGCCGAAAAACCCGTGTCCTCTTGAATTTTAGCATTCCGACCTAGGGTTACGATGCTTCTGGGGAAGATGACCCCAAGATGGCCATCCCCAGTCATCCCCCTGGGCATCTAACCCACGACAATATCATCTAAGAGAATCTTATTGGCGGCACTGCCAATAGCCACGGAACGAGCCACTCCAGCAAAGGGCAAGGTCACCGTCTCAAAGACATCATAGGCCCGGGGAAATTCTCCCTGGGGCGTTTCGGCCAAACTGAGCTGAGCCAAGACCTCACCGCTGCCGTCGGGGCCCGAGAACACCGTCACCTGATGCTCTTGGAACGGGGAGGCATAGGCAAACGAGACCTGACCGGCAAAGCCTTCTTGAACCGTAAACCAGAGGCGATCGCCCTGGTTATAAGACACCGCTGTTTCCCCACTTGGAGCGGTCTCAAAATTGCCGCCAAAGCCCTCTCGTACGCCCATCTCACGCAATCCTGTAGCACTGAGGAGGGCCAAGGCATTTTCGGAAAATTGCACCCCCTGAGCGCCATAGAAGTCACTGACGGGGTTGAGATGTCCCACCCCCTCAAAGGAGAACAGAGCCGGCACATTACTCGGGGCAATGGTCAGGGTAGCTGAGCCGCGCGGTCCTAAACTGGCTCCATTGGTGGGATTGGCTAAAACTAGACCCAGGGTTTCCGGGGGTTCAATCAGACTATCATCGACAATGGGCAGGCGCACCACCTGCTGAGTTTGCCCATCGGCAAAGGTCACCGGAATCGGCGTATCATCAAAATCCCCTGGGGCCACAGCCGTTTGACTAAAGGGAATCACCGTGACCCCCACTTCTCCCTGACTGCCATTGAGGCGCTGCAAGGAAATCTCGGCAAACTGATTGCCATCTTCCTCCACAAAATAGTTAGCTGAGGTAAAGGCAATCTCTCCCGGCGACCCCGGTTCAGGGGGATCGGGGGGTAAGGGGTCTGGGATATCCGGCGGCGGGGGTTCCACGGGAAACACCTCTAAAATAGCGGTGCGGGGTCGAATTAACTCCGTTCCCTGACTGGGATTACTCAAACTTAAGTTCACCGTTCCCGGAGCCTCTAAGTCAGCCTGTTGTACCCCGGTGATGGTGATGGTTTTCTGCTGTTCTCCCGGCTCGAAGCTGACGGGAATCAATCGCTCTGCAAAGCTATCGGGTAAGGCCAAGGTTCCTTCACTCACGGCAATGGTCACCTGTGAGGCCTGCTCCAGATTGCCACCCCGAACCAGTACCACATCCATAATCGGCGTGCCATCTTCCTCCACCTGAAAGATGGACTCAGCAAAGGAGAGAAACGCCGGTTCCATGGGGGTGGGCATTAAATCAAAAAAGCTTTCGCGATCGCTCCCCAAACGTAGACCGGCACTGGGATCGG
Proteins encoded:
- a CDS encoding DUF3082 domain-containing protein, with the protein product MTQKLDDTRTILRGFTGSFTSATISLLLYRLTLSIVQTFAEKPLATDNQTALNIAAAVRTLVMGLSALATFVFGFAALGLFLLSLQILGKKLFGGDKGSVES
- a CDS encoding Crp/Fnr family transcriptional regulator; this encodes MQSEAFSELFPLFNAANPETVDWLLSVADEHEYPPNRAVLMEDAWGNAVYFLVSGWVKVRRLSGEDAVTLAILGRGDFFGEMAILDESPRSSDAIAISEVTLLSVSAQRFIQTLFKDVQLHHRMLQLMVRRLRQTNVRFQLRNRPPAIKLAKTLVSLGENYGEVTDRGTRIYNLDPKDLANVSDISPEESQKLLAKLVSKHWVEIDEADESMYLLNLKQLAHLAGHMG
- a CDS encoding aspartate kinase, yielding MAPIVQKYGGTSVGSVERLQAVAQRVAKTAQTGQPVVVVVSAMGKTTDGLVQLATEISSNPCRREMDMLLSTGEQVSIALLSLALQELGQPAISMTGAQVGIVTEAEHSRARILQIQTQRLQRHLDAGKVVVVAGFQGIAQGDDLEITTLGRGGSDTSAVALAAALNADRCEIYTDVPGILTTDPRLVPEAQLMPEITCDEMLELASLGAKVLHPRAVEIARNYGVTLVVRSSWTDDPGTRVIAPPRKPRQLKGLELVHPVDAVEFDADQAKVALLRVPDRPGIAATLFGEIGRQQVDVDLIVQSIHEGNTNDIAFTVTKEMLTRAESVSQAVIPALTGLDNTTDTDLLIDPQIAKVSIVGAGMIGRPGVAAQMFSALAAAEVNIQMISTSEVKVSCVVAAEDGDRAIASLCEAFDVHPSTVREQELVSLDSESNPLIPMVRGVALDQNQARLAILQVPDRAGRAAKIFQHLADKNISVDMIIQSQRCHIVGDCPRRDIAFTVAQTDAAAAKDLLTPLLAALDCGSLVVDPAIAKVSIVGSGMIGQPGVAAKMFAALAQDGINIETIATSEIKISCVIPEADGVKALKAIHKAFELGTPRTP
- the truB gene encoding tRNA pseudouridine(55) synthase TruB, with the translated sequence MPVIGFLNLNKPLGWTSHDCVAKVRGVLKTKKVGHGGTLDPKASGVLPLAVGRATRLLQYLPNRKAYEATVRFGLSTTTDDLEGDVITQQAVPHLSLAQIEAVIPQFLGRIEQIPPQYSAIQVGGKRLYDLARAGVEIEVPSREVEVMGIEVLQWQPGEFPELRLGIRCGGGTYIRAIARDLGAVLGAGATLAQLERTQSSGFHLADSISLEALIAQVERREDIGPLLFPPEVAIADLPQVRLPEHLAQRWCLGQRFELEQNQANREADSLAVFREDGQFLGIGTWKIGDSTMDTTPKFAPKLVFFNS